ATCTCACTGGAGACAAAATTAAGAGATGAAAAGAGATTTAAAGAGATAGTTAGGGAAATAAAATCTCAAATCGATATGTCCATATACAATAGTGGGCAAGCAGTTACGATGGCAAGACTTAAGTCCTACTTTGATTCCTCTGCGGCGTACAGTGAAAAAGTATCGGGAATTGATTTCTATTTCTTTATACAGGATATTGAAAAGAATATGGCTGAGGATGCAAATGTATATATCGATAAAATAGTCGAAGTATACAAGAAAGTGTTCAATCCAAACGGACTTGTCATGAACATCATTGGAGACAGGAAAGCAGTTGACGGTTTCCTTAAGTCAGCCGAGAGTTTTGTTAAAAAACTGGATAAAACAGCATATGAACCGGCAAATCTAAATATAGTTGCAGATCCAAAGAATGAAGGAATAAAATCTTCTGCAAATGTTCAATATGTTTCAAAAGGTTCACCATTAAAAGCAATCGGATACGAGTATAACGGCAAAATGAGTGTACTATCCTCTTTCTTAAGCAGAGGTTATCTACACAATACCATTAGAGCAATGGGCGGAGCTTATGGTGCTGGAATAACTATAAATAACAGATCGATAGCTACTTATTCATATCGTGATCCAAATCTGGTAGAGACGATTAAAGCATATGATGAAATGGCAGAATTCCTTGAAAACATGGAGCTTTCACAGGAAGATTTGACCGGAATCATCATAGGAACAATGAGTGCTTTCGATCCGCCGAGAACAGCAGTTCAAAAAGGAGCTCAAGATTTAAGGATGTATTTAGAAAATCTCAAAATAGAAGAGGTTGAAAAATACATGAGTGAAGCATTATCAACTAAAGTAGAAGATATAAGAGAATACGCAAAGATGATTAAATCCGCAATGGAAGAAAATTATCTATGCGTGCTGGGTGCAAGTGACACCATCAGCAAAAATGAAGAGTTATTTGATAAAACAATTAACTTAAAGAAATGAGGAAATAAATTTTAATGGAAATAAATAATTTTAAAGATTTTAATATCTCGGAAGAGATAATCAGAGCAGTAAATGATATGGGTTTTGAGGAGCCTTCATCAATACAATCAAGAGCAATTCCACTGGTGCTTGAAGGAGTGGACATGATAGGACAGGCTCAAACCGGAACCGGAAAAACCGCTGCATTCGGTATACCTATACTTGAGAAAATCAATGTAAATGACAAGAGCGTTCAGGCGATGATACTATGCCCGACAAGAGAACTTTCTATACAGGTTGCAGAAGAGATATCAAGGCTCGCAAAATATATGAGAGGAGTAAAGGTACTTCCAATATACGGCGGACAGCCGATAGATAGACAGATTAGAGCTCTTAAACAAGGAGTTCAGATCGTCGTGGGTACTCCTGGTAGAGTTATAGACCATATAAACAGAAGAACTCTAAAGATCGGTAATGTAAAAATCTTTGTGCTCGATGAAGCCGACGAGATGTTTGATATGGGATTTAGGGAAGATATCGAGCTTGTAATAGGACATCTGCCTGAGGAAAGACAAATGACTTTCTTCTCTGCCACCATGGCAAAAGATATTATGAATTTTGCCAAGACTTACCAGAAAGAACCGGAAGTTATAAAAGTAGTCAAGAAAGAATTAACAGTGCCAAAGGTGGATCAGTATTATTTCGATTTGGAACCGCATATGAAAACCGAGATACTAACCAGGGTTTTGGATATATACAATCCAAACTTGACCATAGTATTTTGTAATACCAAGAGAAAAGTTGACGAGCTTACTGCGAGTTTACAAGACAGAGGTTATTTTGCGGAAGCTCTTCATGGTGACTTAAAACAAAGTCAAAGAGATACCGTAATGAACAAGTTCAGAAAACTAACAACAGATATCCTGGTTGCAACCGATGTGGCTGCCAGAGGAATCGACGTGGATGAGGTGGATATGGTCATTAACTATGATTTACCTCAAGATGATGAGTACTATGTTCATAGAATCGGTAGAACTGCCAGAGCAGGCCGAGAGGGAACAGCATTCAGTTTTGTATCGGGTAAGGAGTTCTATAAGCTCAGAGATATTCAAAGATACACTAAAACCGAGATAGTAAGAAGACAGGTACCTACTCTTCGAGATATAAAAGCTACTCAAAACGAAAAGCTATTGAATATAATAACAGAAAATATAGACAAGGACGAGTATAGAAAGTATGAATCTGTATTAAATGTACTTCTTGAGAAAAACTACAGTCCTATCGATATAGCAGCTGCCTCCATAGGACTCTATGTTAAAGAAAAAGGTATAGGTCAGCATGAAGAGCTGGATTATATTGACAATGACAAGAAAAGAGCACCAAAGGATCAAAGGCAGAAGAGAGGAAAGACTAGGGATCCTAAGAAGCATACCGGAAGAATCTTCGTCAGCGCAGGTAAAAAAGATGGCGTAAGCGAGAGGAATATCCTTGGTAATATAATTCAATATTCAGATATAAATAAAAATGAAGTTGGAAGAATTGATATTTATGACAATTTCAGTTTTGTAAGCGTAAAAGAAAATATAGCTGAACAGGTTGCCAGAGATATCAATGGAACCAGACTTAAAGGCAGACAGATTACCGCAGAGATAGCAAAAACACGAAGAAAAAGCGGTAAAAGCATCAGACGTAATAAAAAAAATAAATAAGTATAAAGTTTTATTAGTTGAGTTTAATACTTGGTATAATCTATTGTATGGGGAGTATTTAGTACTCTCCATACAAGATTAGACCATGCAGCTTGGGAAAACATTTATCGTATGCATATTAGGTGATTATGAGATAGTTAAAGTGTAATCAAATTGTAAGGTGAACTTTAACCGAATATGTTATAGTATAGTTAGAAAGCTGGAATCTAAATGAGGTGATTCGATGTCAGAAACTTTAATTAAATTAAGAGATCTTCACAAAGTGTATAAAATGGGCGATGAAAAGATACATGCGCTCAATGGGGTAAGTGTGGACATTAAAAAAGGAGAGATTATATGTCTACTTGGAACATCAGGTTCCGGAAAATCCACCCTTCTAAATGCAATGGCAGGTCTTGAAAAACCAACCAAGGGAGAGATAAATATTGGAGGTATACATATTGAAAAACTAAATGAAAGTCAGATTACTTCCTTTAGAAGACTCAACATTGGTTTTGTTTTTCAATCTTATAATCTGATTCCAACTTTATCGGCACTTGAAAATGTCAGCATTGGATTGGTCTTTAAAGGCGTTTCGAAGTCCGAAAGAGACAAAAAGGCAATAAAAATACTCAAAGCAGTCGGACTTGGTGACAGGATGAGACATAAACCCACTGAATTATCAGGAGGACAACAGCAGAGAGTAAGTATCGCAAGGGCATTTGTAGATAATCCGAAGATAATATTTGCAGACGAACCGACGGGAAACCTGGATACCAGGACTACCATCGAGATTCTTCAACTTATCACGGGGATGGCAAGAAAAAACGGACAAACACTTATCATAGTTTCGCATGATGAGGAAGTCACAGCTTTTGCCGATAGGACTTATCATATGCAGGATGGTAAAATCAAAGAAATCCAAATAAGTAACAGGGAGGAAGAGAATGAAGAAACTATTTAGCTTTGCGTTGGCATTCGTACTTATATTTACCCAAATACCGGCCGGCGCAGATGACTGTCAACCAAAGATTTTCAAAAATACTATTTTGAGTATTGATCAGGCGGTTACTGAACCTGTAATTACTACAAATGGAGAGAATTTTGTACTTAAACTAAAGCTTACCAATATTTCGGGATATGATTTAGAAAAAGCAACCATAGACCTTAGGGAAGTCGGACCGGAAGAAGGAAAACCGAATAGATACTTTAAATTATCTGAGGAAGTTGAAAACAATACTGCTTTAAGAGCATTTGAGATTGCAAAAGGTGCGTCTGTAGAGTTTACATATGTGCTTCTTGCTAAATGCAATTTGGGCTGCAGTAAATATCCACTGACTCTTAGTTTTAAAGTTGGAGAATCAGAATTTGTCGATAGGATTAATGTAGATGTCTATAGAGACAATACAGTCCAATTACCGTCAAATGGAGATGGTCCTGAAGATCAAAAGGACATATTTGAAACTGAATTACCAACCATACCATCTGATGCAGATCCAAACAAACCTATCGGGACACAACCTGATCCATCTCCTGCACCTGATCCAACGCCAACACCTGATCCAACACCGACACCCGATCCAACACCTGATCCGGTACCAACACCTGATCCGGCACCAACACCACCAAACGATTTACCAAGTATACCTTCAGGCGGAGGAATAGGATTAAGTGGTGATTTTGGTGGCAGCGGCGGAAGCGGCTCGGACAAAGTAAAAAACAAACCTAAATTAATCATAGATAAATACGGATTTGAACCTAGCAAACCATTAGCAGGTGAAGAGTTTACGATGAATTTAAGTTTTTATAATACCAATGCTGATAAAAGCGTTAGAAATATAAAAATCTTCTTAACTTCACAGGATACTGCTGAGTCTGCCAATCCAATGGAAAACAGATCACCATCAAGTTCTGTGTTTACACCTGTGGACAGTTCCAATACATTCTTTATCTCATATATAGAACCGGGTGGAACCGTACAAAAGAGCATTAATCTTTCTACATCGCCTACTTTGGCGGCGAAAAACTATTCAGTAATAGCTAATTTTGAATACGAAGACAAAGACGGAAATGAATACACTGCTCAGGAATTGATTGGAGTACCGATTGTTCAAGAAACCAAGCTTCAAACAAGTGAAATTACTCTACCACCGGAAGCGTTCTTAGGAATGTCTCTTGACGGAGGAATAGAATTTTATAATACAGGAAAAGATACATTAAACAATTTAATGGTAAAACTTGAAGGAGATTTCCAAACAGATACGAAGCCATACTATGTTGGTAATTTCCAAAGTGGTACCTCGGATTCTTTCCAATTTGACCTTGTACCGAACAAGCCCGGTGAAACAAGAGGAAAGGTTATTTTCACATATGAAGACTCCACAGGAAAAGAACAGACCTTTGAGAAAGAATTTGATTTCGGTGTATCTGAAGAACCTCAAATGAGTCCGGAAGAAATGGAAGCCAATATGCAAATGGAAGGTGCTATGGAACAGCCGAAAAAGGGACTTCTAACACCTTTAAACATTGGTATTGGTGCAGCTGCACTAGCAGGTATCGGAGCATTTGTATATAAAAAGAGAAAAAACAAAAAAGAGCAAGAGGATTTGACTATCGATGAAGATTAGTGATCTCTTTTCATTAGGCTTTAGAAATCTGTGGAGGAGAAAACTAAGAACATTTCTAACTGTTATCGGTGTTGTTATAGGATGTGCATCAATAGTTGTAATGATGTCACTTGGGCTTGCACAAAGAAAACAGATAGACGATATGATAGAAAACACCCAAAGCTTAACCTTGATACAGGTAATGCCGACTCAGTATTTTGATCCGAGATCGGGAGGAAGAGCTCCCAGAGAGGGACTTATTACTGATCAAGTAGTAAAACAAATAAAGGAAATGCCACATGTAACTGCGGTAATAAATCCTTCTAAAATTGATCAGAACATGGGTGGCGTACGTATCAATGTTGACAAATACTCGTATATGGATACCCTAAAGGGATTACCTGAAGCGGATTTGGAACCGGCAGGTGTTAAAATAGAGAAAGGTCGTGTTTATAATCCCAACTCAAAGGATATAGAAATCCTGGTACCAACGGAACTCAGATATTCATTATATGATGAAAAATCAATGGGGCGAGAATATAAACCTGTAACAATTGAAGATCCGACCAAGAGTAAGTATAAAATCACAATTGGAAATATATACGAAGAAAACAATCCACTAATCGCCATGCAAAGCGGAGGTGGAGCTAAAAAGAAAACATATAATTTGAAAGTAGTCGGCACCTATACTGCCGGAATGCCATGGTTTGGCGGAGCGTCAGGAATATATGCAGCTCCGGAAAAAATCAAACTTCTAAATGACGAAATGAACCAACTTTCATTGACACCGGAAAAATACAAAGAGTATAAAAAGAAAAATGTTAGATACTATGAGAATATTTCGGTTCACGTAGATCATATGGATAATGTAAAAGGGGTTCAACAAGCCATAGAAGAATTAAAACTCCAAGCTCATAATGACGGAGAGATGATGAACGAATGGAAAAACCAAGGTAATGTAGCACAAGCCATACTGGCAGGCATCGGCTCTATATCCTTGATAGTTGCAGCGATCGGTATCACGAATACCATGGTCATGTCCATCTATGAAAGAACCAGAGAAATAGGTGTTATGAAAGTTATAGGAGCTTCCGTTAAAGATATTAGAAACCTCTTCCTGCTTGAAGCAGGCATGATAGGACTTTTCGGAGGTGTTACAGGAGTAGGCTTGGCATACTTCTTATCCAACCTTCTAAATACCATACTTGGAGCAAGAATCCAGGGAGGATTTATGGGAGGCGGGGAAGTCGTCATATCCTATATACCGATATGGTTGGCTGGAGCGTCACTTGTATTCTCCTTCTTAATAGGTGTAATTACAGGATATTTCCCGGCACTTAGAGCGACCAGACTTTCAGCTATTGAAGCAATAAGGACTGAATAATATGAAAATTGTTTGTTTAGGAGATAGCCTGACATATGGATACATGCTTCCCAGAAAAGAAGCGTGGCCAAACATACTGGAGAATATAACCGATCATAGAGTTATAAATAGAGGCATAAATGGAGATACGACTGCAGGAATGTTATCGAGATTCCAAGCTGATGTGGTTAGTGAAAACCCATCAAGGCTTATAATAATGGGCGGAACCAATGATTTCTTCAACGGCATTGGATATATAAATGCAGCTTTGAATATAAAGACGATGATTATGCAGTGTAAATACTATATGATAAAACCCATGGTGTTAATCCCGGTACCTGTGATTTCAGTAGAGCCAATGCTTTTAATGAAAGCGGGGCAAGTAAATGCTCAAATCAACAAATTAAGAGATGAACTAATGGGATTTAAATCCATGGAAGACTTTATACTGATAGACTTAAACGAAAAAATAACGGAGTTAATTGATAAAAATCTTGCGATGGAGTATTATTTAGACGATATCCATTTAAACAGCAAGGGTAATGAATTAGTGGCCGATTTAGTAAAGTCACACTTGGAAGGGGAATAAACTTAAGAAAGGGGGGGATTAAATGAACGAAGTGTTAAATAATATTAAAAGCGAAAAGAGAAGAAGAACTATTATAGTGCTGACCTTTGTATTTCTTTATCAGATGATGTTCTTTTTAATCGAGGGACTAAATAGAGAATTTAATGTTATCTACCATCCATTAGATGATTTAATCCCTTTCAATGAGTACTTTATGATACCTTATATACTGTGGTTCTTTTATTTGGGAATCAACCTGATCTACTATATAAGGAAAGCTGACAGAAGTACATTCAACCAATATAATAGTCTGTTATTTGGTGGGATGGTATTCTGTCTCGTGATTAATATAATTTGGCCGAGCATGGTGCAGCTTCGACCTACACATTTTGAAAGAGAGAATATTTTTATTGAAATAGTTAAGTATATGCATGTCATAGACACACCGACAAATGTATGCCCGAGCATACATGTATATGCAACTGTTATTACACATATGGCACTTACAAAACTCACCGACATAGGCAAGAATAAATGGATAAAGGGGCTTTCGTTTATCCTATCCGTATCAATACTTATGTCCACTGTGTTTTTGAAACAACATTCCATAGTAGATGTGGTGGTAGGCATATTGGTTGCTCAAGTGATTTTTGTATTCTCTGAAGAAGTTAAAAAACTGAATATACAAAATCTTGGACCATTATTTAATCGTGGAGCTAAAGAAAGACTCAGCCTCGAAACAGACACATACTATAAAAGAAATAAATAATAATAAAAGCTATATTAAAACGGAAGGGTTTTAATATAGCTTTTTAAATTATATAGAGTGAAACTAAATACAGAAGTACAAGATTAAGAACGAAAATTATCGGAATCCCTATGACAAAAAAGGGCTTTCGAGTCTTATGCCTAAACGCATACATGGCTATCAAACTGCCGAGGGATCCTCCCAGCAGAGAAACCAAGAACAGAGTATTTTCTGAAAGCCTATTTCTACGACTCCTGGTCTTTTTTTGAGATTCAATTTTATCGTAAACAAAAAGCAATAGGGCGATTATATTAATAGCCAATATATAAATAAACAGTGCTTTTTCCTTAAGTGGAAGTGTTTTTAAAATTATCATATTTTACCTTCTCTAATTCAAAAATACAAATAAAAGGGGCGTTAGCTTACCTTTAATCTTTGCTCAGTTTATATTATACTATATATAGCTGAAAATTCACTAAATTTAAGAAAAATATTGAGGAAGATATTATGAAATACAGTCTTGTTAATTATAGAAAATTTATATATGTACTGCTTACAATAGTTGGGATAGCTGTCATCGGTCTTTTGTTTTACCTAAGTCCCGAACTTGTAAAAAAACAGGTGAACTTAAATCATGATTTCACGAATCTCGAATTAAACAGTATTCAACCAATGGGTAACGGGGTATACACCATCGAAGACGGAAAATTAATGAACTACTCTTCCGGCTCAAGCTCAAAAGTCATAGAAGGAGACCACCCCAAACTGCTGGCTGAAAAACTTCAGCTAGATCATGAAAATGTACTTAAGAATCTTAAGAGTAAACTCTTTTCAAATAAAAGTGTACAAATTAACTTTGAGCCAGAAGCCATAATTAAACTAAAAGACTACTATCTAATCAAAGCAAATCACTTACTCGTCCTTGATGAAAAACTTAATACCAAGTATGTTCAAGAATTTAAACACGGAATTTCAGGTGTATTTAACAATCAAAGCAATACCATGGACGGGGTGATAACACTTGGTCAGGACGAGTTTATTAATTCAGCTGTTAGCATATACAATTCGAAAAGAGAAGAAGTATTCAAACTAACCTTTAAAGATGAGATAATACTGGGTGCAGACTTTATAGACAATGAGGATTTACTTATCTGCACCACGGAATACCTTTATAGATTTAAAAACGGAATGCTGGACGATAAAAACCCAATGGAGAATACCAAGGGATTCGATTTCAGTAAACCCTATATAGTCAGGACGACTGATAGAAGCTTAAGAATACAAAACACAGATATGGAAATACTGCTTGATACAAAAGTGGAAGAAGATATCAAAGGAGTATTTGCAAAAGAGGGAAAGGTAATAGTATATGGAGAACTTTTATTCCATGTCTACGACGGAACTGAATTTAAAACCTATCGCCCGGATGGGAGCATCAAAGGCTTTAAAAAAGATGGCAATAGATACTATATTATAACCGATAAAAGCGTATTGGAAGTTTAGGAATAAAGTTTGAAAATTTATTGGACTTTCGTGGGGGAGACATGAAAACAATAGGTTTAATTGGAGGAATGAGCTGGGAGTCGACAGCTACTTACTATAGAATCATCAACCAAACTGTAAAGGAAAAATTGGGTGGACTGCATTCTGCAAAAATTCTACTCTATAGTGCAGATTTTGAAGAAATTGAAAAATATCAAGCAAATAATGACTGGGAAAAAAGCGGGCAAGTACTTGGGGAAATAGCTAAAAAGCTGGAATCTGCAGGAGCTGAGTTCATTGTTATCTGTACAAATACAATGCATAAAGTCCTGCCTCAGATAGAAGAATATATTTCTATACCTATAATTCATATAGCTGATGCAACTGCAGAAGTTTTAATCGAAGAAAATATAAAAAAAGTCGGGCTTCTAGGTACAAAATATACCATGACTCAAGACTTTTATAAATCGAGAGTTATAGATAAGGGGATAGACGTGATTGTTCCAACAGAAGAGGATACAGAAATAATCAATTATATTATTTACAATGAGCTATGTCTAGGTATTATTAAGCCAGGTTCTCTCAGTGAATACCAAAGGATTATAAAAACATTAGAGTCTCAAGGAGCACAGGGGATAATACTTGGTTGTACAGAAATCGGCTTATTAATATCCCAAAAGGACTCAAGCCTACCACTATTTGATACTACTTATATACATTCTGAAAAAGCTGCACTTTTTGCTTTGGAATAGAAAATCTATTTAGAGTCATGATTCGAATTGATTTGAGATAAATCTGTAAGAAGAACAAGCCTCAAATCAACCAATACAATAAAGTATAAGGAGAAATACTATGTGGGCACTACTGGGAATAGGGGCAATTATCTTTGCGGCATTAGGTATAGTATGGGCTCTTCAGAACAAAAATTCTAAATGGTTTTCATTCTTGAGCCTTTCGCTTACAGCATTAACATTATGTGCTTTTTATTCAGATGGAGCAAATAGAGTTGTTAATGAAGACTGGGGTGGATTGATGGATACTATGCCTACTATGAATAGAATATTATGGATATGCACAGTAGCTTCTATCTTTATAAATGCTTTCTTGATTAGTAAAGAAAAAGAGTAAAAACAATTGATAAGGAAAGAGGGTTTATGAAAGTATATTTAGATAAAATAAGAGAACCTTTAAAAGGAAATAATTTAAGCAAGGATATTATAATTACACTTGCCATAATGCTAACGGGATTTTTCTTAGGCTTATTACAAAAATGGCTTGATGGTGGTGCATATAATGATTTCCCTATGATCCTTCAAAAATTAGATATTTCAAACTATTTCGGAAGACTCGGAGTATGGATACTATTAGGTACATCGATTTCGGTATATTCGAGAAGTCCATTAAGAGCAGGAATTAATGTTTTTCTATTTTTGTTAAGCATGTTAACGGGATATTATCTTTACAGCAATTATGTACTCGGTTTTTTACCGGTGTTTTATATGAGATTTTGGATAGTTATTGCATTTTCTTCGTTCTTTATTGCATATATTTGTTGGTATGCCAAGGGAAAGGGGATTTTTGCCATTTTGATTTCGTCAATTATATTAGGCGTACTATTTTCTCAAGCTGTACTAATTTTTCAAGGCATACGAATAACACATATGCTAGAATTCTTAACTTGGATAATCGGAGTACTCGTACTTTATCGAAAACCGAAAGAACTAGCCTTAGAAATAGGTTTATCTCTAATTGTTGCATTGTTTTATCAAAGCTATATACCATATTTTGGTTAATTAAATCTAGGTTTAATTATAAAAAAATTAATACCCCTGATG
The sequence above is a segment of the Peptoniphilaceae bacterium AMB_02 genome. Coding sequences within it:
- a CDS encoding DUF1294 domain-containing protein, producing the protein MIILKTLPLKEKALFIYILAINIIALLLFVYDKIESQKKTRSRRNRLSENTLFLVSLLGGSLGSLIAMYAFRHKTRKPFFVIGIPIIFVLNLVLLYLVSLYII
- a CDS encoding DEAD/DEAH box helicase; its protein translation is MEINNFKDFNISEEIIRAVNDMGFEEPSSIQSRAIPLVLEGVDMIGQAQTGTGKTAAFGIPILEKINVNDKSVQAMILCPTRELSIQVAEEISRLAKYMRGVKVLPIYGGQPIDRQIRALKQGVQIVVGTPGRVIDHINRRTLKIGNVKIFVLDEADEMFDMGFREDIELVIGHLPEERQMTFFSATMAKDIMNFAKTYQKEPEVIKVVKKELTVPKVDQYYFDLEPHMKTEILTRVLDIYNPNLTIVFCNTKRKVDELTASLQDRGYFAEALHGDLKQSQRDTVMNKFRKLTTDILVATDVAARGIDVDEVDMVINYDLPQDDEYYVHRIGRTARAGREGTAFSFVSGKEFYKLRDIQRYTKTEIVRRQVPTLRDIKATQNEKLLNIITENIDKDEYRKYESVLNVLLEKNYSPIDIAAASIGLYVKEKGIGQHEELDYIDNDKKRAPKDQRQKRGKTRDPKKHTGRIFVSAGKKDGVSERNILGNIIQYSDINKNEVGRIDIYDNFSFVSVKENIAEQVARDINGTRLKGRQITAEIAKTRRKSGKSIRRNKKNK
- a CDS encoding phosphatase PAP2 family protein gives rise to the protein MNEVLNNIKSEKRRRTIIVLTFVFLYQMMFFLIEGLNREFNVIYHPLDDLIPFNEYFMIPYILWFFYLGINLIYYIRKADRSTFNQYNSLLFGGMVFCLVINIIWPSMVQLRPTHFERENIFIEIVKYMHVIDTPTNVCPSIHVYATVITHMALTKLTDIGKNKWIKGLSFILSVSILMSTVFLKQHSIVDVVVGILVAQVIFVFSEEVKKLNIQNLGPLFNRGAKERLSLETDTYYKRNK
- a CDS encoding GDSL-type esterase/lipase family protein, translated to MKIVCLGDSLTYGYMLPRKEAWPNILENITDHRVINRGINGDTTAGMLSRFQADVVSENPSRLIIMGGTNDFFNGIGYINAALNIKTMIMQCKYYMIKPMVLIPVPVISVEPMLLMKAGQVNAQINKLRDELMGFKSMEDFILIDLNEKITELIDKNLAMEYYLDDIHLNSKGNELVADLVKSHLEGE
- a CDS encoding ABC transporter permease produces the protein MKISDLFSLGFRNLWRRKLRTFLTVIGVVIGCASIVVMMSLGLAQRKQIDDMIENTQSLTLIQVMPTQYFDPRSGGRAPREGLITDQVVKQIKEMPHVTAVINPSKIDQNMGGVRINVDKYSYMDTLKGLPEADLEPAGVKIEKGRVYNPNSKDIEILVPTELRYSLYDEKSMGREYKPVTIEDPTKSKYKITIGNIYEENNPLIAMQSGGGAKKKTYNLKVVGTYTAGMPWFGGASGIYAAPEKIKLLNDEMNQLSLTPEKYKEYKKKNVRYYENISVHVDHMDNVKGVQQAIEELKLQAHNDGEMMNEWKNQGNVAQAILAGIGSISLIVAAIGITNTMVMSIYERTREIGVMKVIGASVKDIRNLFLLEAGMIGLFGGVTGVGLAYFLSNLLNTILGARIQGGFMGGGEVVISYIPIWLAGASLVFSFLIGVITGYFPALRATRLSAIEAIRTE
- a CDS encoding ABC transporter ATP-binding protein; translated protein: MSETLIKLRDLHKVYKMGDEKIHALNGVSVDIKKGEIICLLGTSGSGKSTLLNAMAGLEKPTKGEINIGGIHIEKLNESQITSFRRLNIGFVFQSYNLIPTLSALENVSIGLVFKGVSKSERDKKAIKILKAVGLGDRMRHKPTELSGGQQQRVSIARAFVDNPKIIFADEPTGNLDTRTTIEILQLITGMARKNGQTLIIVSHDEEVTAFADRTYHMQDGKIKEIQISNREEENEETI
- a CDS encoding aspartate/glutamate racemase family protein; the protein is MKTIGLIGGMSWESTATYYRIINQTVKEKLGGLHSAKILLYSADFEEIEKYQANNDWEKSGQVLGEIAKKLESAGAEFIVICTNTMHKVLPQIEEYISIPIIHIADATAEVLIEENIKKVGLLGTKYTMTQDFYKSRVIDKGIDVIVPTEEDTEIINYIIYNELCLGIIKPGSLSEYQRIIKTLESQGAQGIILGCTEIGLLISQKDSSLPLFDTTYIHSEKAALFALE